A part of Aquibium oceanicum genomic DNA contains:
- a CDS encoding rhodanese-like domain-containing protein — MARKSLQAMLDDANAEVEAWSPQTASERLRREDTLLVDLRDPRELEREGKIAGAFHCPRGMLEFWIDPDSPYHKDVFSSDKQFVFFCAGGLRSALAAKTAQDLGLERVSHIEGGFGAWKEAGLPHEPGKPRS, encoded by the coding sequence ATGGCGAGGAAGAGCCTGCAGGCGATGCTCGACGACGCGAATGCCGAGGTCGAGGCATGGTCGCCGCAAACCGCGTCCGAAAGGCTTCGACGCGAGGACACATTGCTCGTCGACCTGCGCGACCCGCGGGAACTCGAGCGCGAGGGCAAGATCGCAGGGGCATTCCACTGTCCGCGCGGCATGCTGGAATTCTGGATCGATCCCGACAGCCCCTACCACAAGGACGTCTTCTCCTCGGACAAACAGTTCGTCTTCTTCTGCGCCGGCGGCCTGCGTTCCGCGCTTGCGGCCAAGACGGCGCAGGACCTGGGGCTCGAACGGGTGAGCCACATCGAAGGCGGCTTCGGCGCCTGGAAGGAAGCGGGCCTGCCGCACGAGCCGGGCAAACCCAGGAGCTAG
- a CDS encoding alpha/beta hydrolase, producing the protein MASFPLTVIRSAFRVADHIAPGIAGRAAFELFCRTPHPDRVPEKERRALDQAAPFMAEARQHRLTTGSSCIVAHDFRPPQGTDRRRTVLVIHGWHSRTDHMAALIDALRRSGARVIAIDLPGHGKSSGRRLNMANAVEAAAKAAEWFGPFDAVVGHSFGGAVAVNAIVGSIRGIPAVAAERLVLISAPNSMPAYFADFGRMMNLGTRTQTALVGHIERLSGRPLDDFVGANQLARVDIPTLVIHAPDDKEVPAENAKAYASAGRHVRLVWAPGLGHRRIVAGPGVLAELTSFVAGGQHATLAH; encoded by the coding sequence ATGGCATCATTTCCGTTGACTGTCATCCGTTCCGCGTTTCGAGTAGCAGACCACATCGCCCCCGGGATCGCGGGAAGAGCCGCCTTCGAGCTGTTCTGCCGCACCCCCCATCCTGACCGTGTGCCGGAGAAGGAACGGCGCGCGCTCGACCAGGCGGCGCCCTTCATGGCAGAGGCCCGGCAGCACCGCCTGACCACCGGTTCCAGCTGCATCGTGGCGCATGACTTCCGGCCTCCCCAGGGGACGGATCGCCGCCGCACCGTTCTCGTCATCCATGGTTGGCATTCGCGCACCGACCACATGGCCGCGCTGATCGATGCGTTGCGCCGGTCGGGCGCCCGTGTCATTGCCATCGACCTTCCCGGCCACGGAAAATCGTCCGGCCGGCGGCTCAACATGGCCAATGCCGTCGAGGCCGCCGCCAAGGCGGCCGAGTGGTTCGGACCCTTCGACGCGGTCGTCGGACATTCCTTCGGCGGCGCCGTGGCGGTGAATGCGATCGTCGGCTCGATCCGTGGCATCCCGGCGGTCGCGGCCGAACGCCTCGTGCTCATCTCCGCGCCCAACTCCATGCCGGCCTATTTCGCAGATTTCGGCCGTATGATGAACCTCGGCACGCGGACGCAAACCGCTCTGGTGGGCCATATCGAGCGGCTGTCCGGCCGTCCGCTGGATGATTTCGTCGGCGCGAACCAACTGGCGCGGGTGGATATCCCGACGCTGGTCATTCACGCGCCGGACGACAAGGAAGTGCCGGCCGAAAATGCGAAGGCCTATGCCAGCGCCGGTCGCCATGTCCGGCTCGTCTGGGCGCCGGGCCTCGGCCACCGCCGCATCGTCGCCGGACCGGGCGTGCTCGCCGAACTCACATCCTTCGTCGCGGGCGGGCAGCACGCCACGCTCGCTCACTGA